In Kryptolebias marmoratus isolate JLee-2015 linkage group LG22, ASM164957v2, whole genome shotgun sequence, a single window of DNA contains:
- the slc18a2 gene encoding synaptic vesicular amine transporter gives MGGLDALRQFNLLKWLREERQSRKLILFIVFVALLLDNMLLTVVVPIIPSYLYNLDESTDTAVKNTSLLQQDPPGAFHAVVSLYDNTVKLSGSNSTVRPTDPAPPTPPGTQPPQNSSDCPQSTSKLLNENVKVGMLFASKATVQLLTNPFIGPLTNRIGYQLPIFVGFCIMFLSTIMFAFSSSYALLFLARSLQGVGSSCSSVAGMGMLASVYTDDEERGHAIGIALGGLALGVLVGPPFGSVMYDFVGKTAPFLILAFLAVFDGALQLFVLQPTKVEPESQKGTPLLTLMKDPYILIAAGAICFGNMAIAMMEPTLPIWMMETMCARKWQLGVAFLPASISYLIGTNIFGTLAHKMGRWLCALIGMVVVGFSVLCVPFANDIYGLILPNFGVGFAIGMVDSSMMPIMGYLVDLRHVSVYGSVYAIADVAFCMGFALGPSIGGSIAESIGFPWLMTIIGIVDIFFAPLCIFLRNPPGQEEKIAILMDTNCSMKTRSYSTQGTYYQGEDMDPEYDEYD, from the exons ATGGGGGGACTGGACGCGCTCCGGCAGTTTAATTTGCTCAAATGGCTAAGAGAGGAGAGACAGTCCAGGAAACTGATTCTCTTCATTGTTTTTGTCGCTCTGCTTCTGGATAACATGCTGCTGACTGTGGTCG TTCCCATCATTCCCAGCTACCTGTACAACCTGGATGAGTCGACAGACACGGCGGTGAAGAACACCAGCCTGCTGCAGCAGGATCCTCCGGGGGCCTTCCACGCCGTCGTGTCTCTGTATGACAACACAGTCAAGCTGTCGGGCTCCAACTCCACGGTCAGGCCCACCGACCCGGCTCCTCCGACCCCTCCTGGTACCCAGCCGCCGCAGAATTCCTCCGACTGCCCCCAGTCCACCAGCAAGCTGCTCAATGAAAATGTCAAAGTGGGAATGTTGTTCGCCTCCAAAGCCACGGTGCAGCTCCTCACCAACCCCTTCATAGGACCACTCACCAACAG AATAGGATACCAACTTCCAATATTCGTTGGCTTCTGTATTATGTTTCTCTCAACTATCA TGTTCGCCTTCTCATCAAGCTACGCTTTGCTGTTTCTGGCCAGATCGCTTCAAGGTGTGGGCTCGTCCTGTTCATCAGTGGCTG GCATGGGGATGCTCGCCAGCGTGTACACAGATGATGAGGAGAGAGGTCACGCCATTGGGATCGCCTTAGGAGGTCTGGCATTGGGAGTGTTGG TTGGTCCCCCCTTCGGCAGTGTGATGTATGATTTTGTTGGGAAAACGGCTCCTTTCCTTATTCTGGCTTTCCTGGCAGTATTTGATGGAG CCCTGCAGCTCTTTGTTCTTCAGCCAACTAAAGTGGAACCAGAA AGCCAGAAAGGGACTCCACTGTTGACCCTCATGAAGGATCCATACATTTTAATCGCAGCCG GTGCgatttgttttggaaatatGGCCATTGCCATGATGGAGCCCACGCTGCCAATCTGGATGATGGAGACCATGTGTGCCAGGAAATGGCAACTAG GCGTCGCCTTCTTACCAGCGTCCATCTCCTACCTTATTGGAACCAACATCTTCGGCACGTTGGCACACAAGATGGGGAG ATGGCTCTGTGCTCTCATTGGAATGGTGGTGGTTGGGTTCAGTGTATTATGT gttCCATTTGCCAATGACATCTATGGTCTAATTCTTCCAAACTTTGGTGTCGGATTTGCAATCG GCATGGTAGATTCCTCTATGATGCCTATAATGGGTTACTTGGTGGACCTGCGCCACGTGTCTGTGTATGGAAGTGTGTATGCCATTGCTGACGTGGCCTTCTGCATGGGATTTGCTTTAG GTCCATCCATTGGAGGATCCATAGCTGAGAGCATTGGCTTCCCCTGGCTGATGACCATCATCGGAATAGTGGATATTTTCTTCGCTCCTCTCTGCATCTTCCTCAGGAATCCACCAGGACAAGAAGAGAAAATT gcaaTTCTGATGGACACCAACTGCTCAATGAAGACAAGGTCCTACTCTACACAGGGAACGTACTACCAAGGTGAAGACATGGATCCAGAATATGACGAATATGATTAA